From a single Bacillus pseudomycoides DSM 12442 genomic region:
- the hemH gene encoding ferrochelatase, with the protein MKKKIGLLVMAYGTPYKEEDIERYYTHIRRGRKPSPEMLKDLTERYRAIGGISPLATITLEQAKKVEKRLNEMQDHVEFHMYLGLKHIEPFIEDAVKEMHNDGIEEAIALVLAPHYSTFSVKSYVGRAQEEADKLGNLTIHGIDSWYKEPKFIEYWVNEVKKIYDGMTEEEREKAVLIVSAHSLPEKIIALGDPYPEQLNETADYIARGAEVRNYAVGWQSAGNTPDPWIGPDVQDLTRELHEKYNYTSFVYAPVGFVAEHLEVLYDNDIECKIVTEEIGAKYYRPEMPNASDSFISCLADVVLKKQMDVS; encoded by the coding sequence ATGAAAAAGAAAATTGGTTTGCTTGTAATGGCATACGGCACACCGTATAAAGAAGAAGATATTGAACGGTACTATACGCATATTCGCAGAGGGCGAAAGCCGAGTCCAGAAATGCTGAAGGACTTAACGGAACGCTATCGCGCGATTGGTGGTATTTCTCCTTTAGCTACTATTACATTAGAACAAGCGAAAAAAGTAGAAAAGCGTTTAAACGAAATGCAGGATCATGTGGAATTCCACATGTATCTTGGCTTAAAACATATAGAACCTTTCATTGAGGATGCTGTGAAAGAAATGCATAATGATGGGATTGAAGAGGCAATTGCCCTTGTTCTTGCTCCGCACTATTCTACGTTCAGCGTAAAGTCCTATGTCGGCCGGGCGCAAGAAGAAGCAGATAAGCTTGGAAACTTAACAATTCATGGTATCGATAGCTGGTATAAAGAACCGAAGTTTATCGAGTATTGGGTAAACGAAGTGAAAAAAATATATGATGGTATGACAGAAGAAGAACGTGAAAAAGCAGTGTTAATCGTGTCTGCGCATAGTTTACCAGAGAAAATTATTGCGTTAGGTGATCCTTACCCAGAACAGTTAAATGAAACAGCTGATTATATTGCACGTGGTGCGGAAGTTCGAAATTATGCAGTCGGTTGGCAAAGTGCTGGAAATACACCGGACCCATGGATTGGGCCAGATGTACAAGATTTAACGAGAGAGCTACATGAAAAGTATAACTACACTTCATTTGTATATGCACCGGTTGGATTTGTAGCTGAACATTTAGAAGTGTTATATGACAATGATATTGAATGCAAAATCGTTACAGAAGAAATTGGAGCAAAGTATTATCGTCCAGAAATGCCAAATGCATCAGATTCATTTATTTCTTGTTTAGCAGATGTAGTGTTAAAGAAACAAATGGATGTTTCCTAA
- the hemY gene encoding protoporphyrinogen oxidase — MKKKVVIIGGGITGLTTAYYLQKEIREKGLPIDTLLIEASGKLGGKIQTVRKDGFTIERGPDSFLERKESAARLARELELGDELVNNATGQSFVLVNNRLHKMPSGSMMGIPTQVTPFLFSGLFSPIGKVRAGFDFVLPRSKPVSDQSLGQFFRRRLGNEVVENLIEPLLSGIYAGDIDQMSLMATFPQFYQVEQKYRSISLGMRTLAPKKIKDVKPKGIFLTLKTGLQSIVEKIEEQLEDGTVVKGTRIEKVAKMGDGYHITLSNGKEIEADSIVVAASHKVLPSMFAQYKEFRFFRNIPSTSVANVALAFPKEAIKRDIDGTGFVVSRNSDFSITACTWTHKKWPHTTPEGKVLLRCYVGRPGDEAIVEQTDEEIVQFILEDLQKTMDIKADPDFTVVSRWKDAMPQYTVGHKERMTKLKTFMDKELPGVYLAGSSYAGSGLPDCIDQGEAAVKHVLSYLEKIDEAELIAQ; from the coding sequence TTGAAGAAGAAAGTTGTTATCATCGGTGGTGGAATTACAGGTTTAACAACAGCGTATTACTTACAAAAAGAAATTCGCGAAAAAGGATTGCCGATTGATACATTGTTAATAGAAGCATCGGGTAAACTTGGAGGGAAAATTCAAACCGTTCGAAAAGATGGATTTACAATTGAGCGTGGTCCAGATTCTTTCTTAGAAAGAAAAGAGAGTGCAGCTAGACTAGCAAGAGAACTCGAACTTGGAGATGAGCTTGTAAACAATGCAACTGGTCAATCATTTGTTCTCGTGAACAATCGATTACATAAGATGCCGAGCGGATCTATGATGGGCATTCCAACGCAAGTTACCCCGTTTCTATTTTCAGGATTGTTCTCTCCGATTGGTAAAGTAAGAGCAGGTTTTGATTTTGTATTGCCACGTTCAAAACCTGTTTCTGATCAATCACTTGGTCAATTTTTCCGTCGTCGTCTAGGAAATGAAGTGGTTGAAAACTTAATCGAACCATTGTTATCTGGAATTTATGCGGGGGATATTGATCAAATGAGTTTAATGGCCACGTTCCCACAATTTTATCAAGTGGAGCAAAAATATCGTAGTATTTCACTAGGTATGCGTACGTTGGCTCCGAAGAAAATAAAAGATGTAAAGCCGAAAGGAATCTTTTTAACATTAAAAACAGGCTTACAATCCATTGTAGAAAAAATAGAAGAGCAGCTAGAAGATGGAACTGTTGTGAAGGGCACTCGCATTGAAAAAGTTGCAAAAATGGGTGATGGTTATCATATTACACTAAGTAATGGAAAAGAAATTGAGGCGGATTCCATCGTTGTTGCTGCGTCTCATAAAGTATTGCCATCTATGTTTGCACAGTATAAAGAGTTCCGCTTCTTCCGCAATATTCCATCAACATCGGTTGCGAATGTTGCACTCGCTTTTCCGAAAGAAGCAATCAAGCGTGATATTGATGGTACGGGCTTCGTTGTATCTCGAAATAGTGATTTTTCTATTACAGCATGTACGTGGACACATAAGAAGTGGCCGCATACAACACCAGAAGGAAAAGTTCTTCTTCGTTGTTACGTTGGGCGTCCTGGTGATGAAGCAATCGTAGAGCAAACAGATGAAGAAATTGTTCAATTTATATTAGAAGATTTGCAAAAAACAATGGATATTAAGGCAGATCCAGACTTTACTGTTGTAAGCCGCTGGAAAGATGCAATGCCGCAATATACAGTGGGACATAAAGAACGTATGACAAAGTTAAAAACATTTATGGATAAAGAATTACCGGGTGTTTATTTAGCAGGTAGTTCTTATGCTGGATCTGGTCTTCCAGATTGTATTGATCAAGGTGAGGCGGCAGTAAAGCATGTATTATCCTATTTAGAAAAAATAGATGAAGCGGAATTAATTGCGCAATGA
- a CDS encoding carboxymuconolactone decarboxylase family protein, protein MNDRIELNISKKMRDTAPNFIDYSENVLFEKVWRDPALTPKERSFITLSALISIGNTEQLPFHLQLAEKNGMNQQEIIALITHLAFYAGWPKAAAALNVILR, encoded by the coding sequence ATGAATGATCGTATCGAACTCAATATTTCAAAGAAAATGAGGGATACTGCTCCCAATTTTATTGATTATAGTGAAAATGTGTTATTCGAAAAGGTATGGAGAGACCCTGCTTTAACACCAAAAGAAAGAAGTTTCATTACACTTTCTGCTTTAATTAGTATTGGTAATACTGAACAACTACCATTTCATCTACAACTAGCCGAAAAAAACGGAATGAACCAACAAGAAATCATCGCTCTCATAACACATTTAGCCTTTTACGCCGGATGGCCAAAAGCAGCTGCAGCACTGAACGTAATACTGCGTTAA
- a CDS encoding tautomerase family protein, which produces MPFVTVYYPDGQLHREELKRVSNRIHYSLIEHFSIPENDYFHMFLPYPPDQFFYDPHYLLEEEKKRTDKMIHVSITCGPERTIQQKRNLYQSISEAFYDHLNISTTNIFITLNETSAENWSFGQGIAQMVTMKEKKNHE; this is translated from the coding sequence ATGCCATTTGTTACTGTTTATTATCCAGACGGTCAATTGCATAGAGAAGAGTTAAAAAGAGTAAGCAATCGTATTCACTATTCATTAATTGAACATTTTAGCATTCCAGAAAATGATTACTTTCACATGTTTTTACCCTACCCACCCGATCAATTTTTTTACGACCCGCATTATCTCTTAGAAGAGGAGAAAAAGAGAACAGATAAAATGATACATGTTTCTATTACATGTGGACCTGAACGAACAATACAGCAAAAAAGAAATTTGTATCAATCAATCTCAGAAGCTTTTTATGACCATTTAAACATCTCTACAACTAATATTTTTATTACATTGAATGAAACATCTGCTGAAAACTGGTCATTTGGTCAGGGAATAGCCCAAATGGTTACAATGAAGGAGAAAAAGAATCATGAATGA
- a CDS encoding LysR family transcriptional regulator, producing MEIKELKTFKMIVQEGTFSLAAKKLNYAQSTVTTHIKKLENELGFLLFERGWDARLTEEGILFAEEVDNLLMHWNYSISQAQRISNEEKGTLRIGILESVAEKLIPPILKYLNDEKPYIHCDFVVGNTALLSQMIEQNKIDFAVCANNENISNLNFTLLSKEQIEFIVNNPNHPVLKKESVEISDIIHYPILIGENSCNYYKAVNSFLVENNVSFQRVYNCSAVHLIPQMVFGNAIGILPKGTVLKQSNISFKIKGFNPKVPIGLLISSKKRNYLSQTKQQLMKLIESLLL from the coding sequence ATGGAAATAAAAGAGTTAAAAACGTTCAAAATGATTGTCCAGGAAGGAACTTTTTCACTTGCGGCAAAAAAATTAAACTATGCTCAATCAACCGTAACAACACATATAAAAAAACTCGAAAATGAACTGGGTTTTCTTCTATTTGAACGTGGATGGGATGCTCGGTTAACAGAGGAAGGCATTTTATTTGCAGAGGAAGTAGATAACTTATTAATGCATTGGAATTATTCAATATCTCAAGCGCAGCGTATAAGTAATGAGGAGAAAGGAACATTAAGAATCGGGATATTAGAATCTGTTGCAGAAAAATTAATTCCCCCCATATTAAAATATTTAAACGATGAGAAACCGTACATACATTGTGATTTTGTTGTAGGAAACACAGCGCTTTTATCACAAATGATAGAGCAAAATAAGATTGATTTTGCTGTTTGTGCAAACAACGAAAATATTTCTAATCTAAATTTCACCCTACTTAGCAAAGAACAAATCGAATTTATAGTCAATAACCCGAATCATCCAGTATTAAAAAAAGAGTCAGTTGAAATATCTGATATCATTCATTATCCAATCTTGATTGGAGAAAATAGTTGTAATTATTACAAAGCTGTAAACTCTTTCTTAGTAGAAAACAATGTATCTTTTCAAAGAGTCTACAATTGTAGTGCGGTACATCTCATTCCACAAATGGTTTTTGGAAATGCCATAGGTATTCTCCCTAAGGGAACGGTCTTAAAACAAAGTAATATATCATTTAAGATTAAAGGATTTAATCCTAAAGTGCCTATAGGATTATTAATTTCTTCTAAAAAAAGAAACTATTTGAGCCAAACAAAACAACAACTTATGAAACTAATTGAATCGTTGTTGTTATAA
- a CDS encoding LysR family transcriptional regulator — MESHDLWIFKHVAELQSISRAAEKLGYVQPNISQRIKNLEDELGVKILKRNNRGVTLTEEGIVLLDYTNEIMLLMNEAKSKINPQKWRESLTIGASQTISAVKVPQLFSSFLASYKNIDVKIRTNDNAKLQEMLLYGELDGIFLSGTYNHSQLETVYSYYENIILISPQHTQIETKPHQTLLVNSDPNCIYRKKLLDYCKNHAFNPKTIMEFDSLESIVQATQNGLGITIIPANVAYSRTKTKAIHYEELPETVKIDFVIKRRKQQPQSLKKFIRFLKAL, encoded by the coding sequence TTGGAAAGCCATGACTTATGGATTTTTAAACATGTTGCAGAACTACAATCAATATCTAGAGCTGCTGAGAAATTAGGATATGTACAACCGAATATAAGCCAGCGCATTAAAAATTTAGAAGATGAATTAGGCGTTAAAATATTAAAGCGTAATAATAGAGGTGTCACATTAACAGAAGAAGGAATAGTGTTATTAGATTACACAAATGAAATTATGCTTTTAATGAATGAGGCAAAATCAAAAATAAACCCTCAGAAATGGAGAGAATCTTTAACAATTGGAGCATCTCAAACCATTTCCGCGGTGAAAGTGCCTCAGCTATTCTCTTCTTTTTTGGCATCCTATAAAAATATTGATGTGAAAATAAGAACGAATGATAACGCAAAGTTACAGGAAATGCTTTTATATGGAGAACTTGACGGAATTTTTTTAAGCGGGACATACAACCATTCACAACTCGAAACCGTGTACAGTTATTATGAAAATATCATACTCATTTCACCACAACATACTCAAATTGAAACGAAGCCTCATCAAACTTTACTTGTAAACAGTGATCCAAATTGTATCTATAGAAAAAAGCTATTAGATTACTGTAAGAACCATGCCTTTAATCCGAAAACGATAATGGAATTTGATTCACTTGAGTCTATCGTGCAAGCTACTCAAAATGGACTTGGTATTACGATTATACCGGCTAATGTGGCATATAGCCGAACAAAGACAAAAGCGATTCATTATGAAGAACTACCTGAAACAGTCAAAATTGACTTTGTGATTAAGCGTAGAAAACAACAACCGCAAAGCTTAAAGAAATTCATTCGTTTTTTAAAAGCGTTATAA
- a CDS encoding SDR family NAD(P)-dependent oxidoreductase — protein MDIKDKVVIITGGGTGIGKATALKLASLGAKVVINYSRSEKEALEAVNEIKQRGGTAITLKANVAQKEEVEAMVSQTVHFFGTVDCLVNNASITAQIPMDDLESVTDQVWDSLFSVNVKGMFHCIKAVVPYMKKQKSGAIVNMGSVAGITGLGSSIPYAATKSAIHTMTKSLAIALAPDIRVNSISPGAVHTRWWSGNEEKMYQLAGNLPLQRISTPNDIAEAILFQLTQESITGQIFTIDNGQTL, from the coding sequence ATGGACATAAAAGATAAAGTCGTTATTATAACAGGTGGCGGTACGGGTATCGGAAAGGCTACTGCTTTGAAGTTAGCTAGTTTAGGAGCAAAAGTTGTGATTAATTATAGTCGTTCAGAAAAAGAAGCGTTAGAAGCAGTGAATGAAATAAAGCAGCGAGGAGGTACAGCGATCACTTTGAAAGCAAATGTAGCACAAAAAGAAGAAGTGGAGGCGATGGTATCTCAAACTGTTCATTTTTTTGGAACAGTAGATTGTTTAGTGAATAATGCGAGTATAACAGCTCAAATACCGATGGATGACCTAGAGTCCGTAACGGATCAAGTGTGGGATTCTCTTTTCAGTGTAAACGTGAAAGGGATGTTTCATTGTATAAAAGCTGTTGTTCCTTATATGAAGAAGCAAAAATCAGGTGCGATTGTGAATATGGGGAGCGTTGCAGGGATAACGGGACTAGGATCATCTATACCGTATGCAGCAACAAAATCAGCCATTCATACGATGACAAAGTCGCTCGCTATTGCATTAGCACCTGACATCAGAGTAAATAGTATTTCTCCTGGTGCAGTTCATACGAGATGGTGGTCAGGTAATGAGGAGAAGATGTACCAACTTGCGGGGAACTTACCACTTCAAAGAATTTCAACACCAAATGATATTGCAGAGGCTATCCTTTTTCAATTGACTCAGGAATCTATTACAGGACAGATATTTACAATTGATAATGGACAGACACTTTAA